A portion of the bacterium genome contains these proteins:
- a CDS encoding efflux RND transporter periplasmic adaptor subunit, with protein MKKWIVSGLILIMVVGIGYLVFLKVKGKDSVEVVKGEVTRGELVLKVTARGRIEAKERHEIYARISGVITSILEEGEKVSKGEVFAAFDSKELLARKKQEESNLVTYRNRLRFLERGFGIKEQEKRAEEARIIFEEAERSFLSRKGLLKLEALSENEFRQIEVDYKRAKLELELVSSQLEEQRQQQKEEMETISAQIEGAGAALSAINQQLEWTKVSSPISGIITQKTVKEGAWVPTGQLLCVVVASSSFVAKTNLDEVDISKVSPGMKASIVLDAFPGQTVSGRITKIAPSPVLKEKLNVFEVTISLESTDINIRSEMLADVSIISSQKRDVLKVPYEAIVDIDDETYLFVIKDNKAEKRQVVLGLKNPNEAEVLSGVKEGEKVVLNPPLDLKDGAALKIKGNRSGGNES; from the coding sequence GTGAAAAAGTGGATTGTTTCAGGATTAATCTTAATTATGGTGGTAGGCATCGGCTACCTGGTCTTTCTGAAAGTAAAAGGAAAAGACAGCGTTGAAGTAGTCAAGGGCGAAGTAACCAGAGGCGAACTGGTACTTAAGGTGACGGCCAGAGGAAGGATTGAAGCCAAGGAGAGACATGAGATTTATGCCAGGATATCAGGGGTGATCACCTCCATCTTAGAAGAGGGAGAGAAGGTAAGTAAAGGAGAAGTGTTTGCTGCCTTTGACAGCAAAGAGCTTTTAGCCAGAAAAAAGCAGGAGGAATCGAATTTAGTCACCTACCGGAACAGGCTCAGATTCCTTGAGCGGGGGTTTGGGATTAAAGAGCAGGAGAAGAGGGCCGAAGAGGCCAGGATTATATTTGAGGAAGCAGAAAGGAGCTTTCTCTCCAGGAAAGGGCTGCTGAAACTTGAGGCTCTTTCAGAAAACGAATTTAGGCAGATAGAAGTAGACTACAAGAGGGCAAAACTGGAACTGGAACTGGTTTCAAGCCAGTTGGAAGAGCAGCGCCAACAACAGAAAGAAGAGATGGAGACTATCTCTGCCCAGATAGAAGGCGCTGGGGCGGCCCTTTCTGCCATAAACCAACAACTCGAATGGACGAAAGTCTCCTCCCCTATTTCAGGAATTATTACTCAGAAGACAGTCAAAGAAGGCGCCTGGGTTCCTACCGGACAATTGCTTTGTGTGGTTGTCGCCAGCAGCTCCTTTGTGGCCAAAACCAATTTGGATGAGGTTGATATCAGCAAGGTATCTCCTGGGATGAAGGCCTCTATCGTGCTTGATGCCTTTCCGGGACAAACCGTCTCTGGAAGGATAACAAAGATTGCTCCGTCGCCGGTTCTGAAGGAAAAACTAAATGTCTTTGAGGTCACTATTTCACTTGAGTCAACGGATATTAATATAAGGAGTGAGATGTTGGCCGATGTCAGTATCATCTCAAGTCAGAAGAGGGATGTCTTGAAGGTTCCCTATGAGGCAATAGTCGATATTGATGATGAGACCTATCTTTTTGTAATCAAAGATAATAAGGCCGAGAAACGTCAGGTGGTCTTAGGGCTCAAGAATCCAAATGAAGCTGAAGTCCTGTCAGGGGTAAAAGAGGGCGAGAAGGTTGTCCTGAATCCTCCTTTAGACCTTAAGGATGGGGCCGCCCTCAAGATTAAAGGTAACCGTTCAGGGGGCAATGAAAGTTGA